Genomic DNA from Trypanosoma brucei brucei TREU927 chromosome 9, whole genome shotgun sequence:
tttggtGTGCGTACGTTTGCGTGTGTGAgcgaaagggggaggggggaggggggagagcAGACGGGGACGAAAAGGGGTGGAAATATaatgtttacttttttttttcttcttctctctctctctttaaaACTTTAATTTCCGTtaggaaaagagggggaaaaaagataacGTGTGGGTATGAGAGTTTATTAGGAATCCTGATTGGTGTTGGTCGgttccgtgtgtgtgtgtatgtatgaatGTAtgtgtctctctctctctctctctcttgtgGCCAGCCTCATGGTGGGACCGCGcgtggaagaaagaaaaaaagaaaaggaaaagaggaaagaaacaaaacaaataggaaagaaaatgaaatgaaagagtTTTTAGTACCCATCACTGCCTTATGGGTGGATTCGTCACTAGCCATCGTCCTGcgcactcttttttttttttgaaaaaaaagattttcttctcttccttttcatctcTTTTCATATGGGTTTATTATTGCTCCTCATTCCACACATacgcaaacaaatatatatatatataatcccttcctttcactTCACAAAGCAATTCAGGGATTCCATTTGCCATCAATGCGAACTTGCTAGGacaacattttctttttaaaaaaaaacaaattgcaGGGGCACGGTGTGTCTGTTCGTACCGGGTTacccctttttgtttgtcaatTATGCACAAATTTGTGCACTGCTTACGCCATAcaaacattattattatcattattatcatgcagtgattttctctcttgtctacaaagaagaagaggcacatgttcgtggttttttttcaattttttttgttgttgtgtgtttgtatttaacTTCGCTGTCGTGGATGCATGCGAGTTATCGTCTTGGAGGTCATAAAACGCAAGGacggaaataacaaaaataaacaataccAACGCCACAAATGCTGAAATACCGTCTTTATTCCCTTCATTTATctttcccttgttttttctttaaaaaattattttaagttgttgttgtttttttcctataaatatatttatttatatttcctGTCGTTACGGCGGTCACGGCATTATTTGTGTGGATCGATTGTCACTCATATGTCGAGGAAAGAAAGTTGAAGGTATGAAGATGAACTGAGAGCAGAGAttgggaaataataatagtaataataatgaaaagaaaagaaaagaaaactcaGAAGGCGTCATTTTGTGTAAGGTCCGGGAACTTGTATcctttattatcattatcactattattattattactgtgcttgaaaaaaaaaattatatgtatttatttggtttttttcctcttttgaaagaagaaaaaataccagagaaaacaaaaaaaaggaggacgaagagaaaaatcGTATTGTCAACTCACTTGCTATTTGATCTGAACGTGTGTAAGAGATGAGGAAAATGGACTTTAATGAGTCAACATATTTCAAaactgaacaaaaaaagagaaaaaaaaaaaaagaaagatgctCGACACGATAAAGGGAGTGAAGAAGAaccaaaaggaggaaaaatatttaaaaaaagagaagaaaagaaacgagaagagaagagaagataaAAGAATATGCGtcggaaacaacaaaaacaacaattttttttaaaaaaggtaaaacagcacaaaaacaaaaaaagtgagaaggCTGCGTGACGGTTACTTGGGAGTCGAAAACTGCTATTGGCATGTTGCATCATTCCATTCAGTGTTACATGGACCCTGAGGTGCCACGCGCATTATTCCTATTGAaacaaatcttttttttttgtagttaATCTTATTAAatatgtgttttctttttttttttcttttttcttttttgatgtttttaAACTCCCCTCTACACCGCGATTATTCGCGTCTTCTGATGCCTTCCAACAAGGCCTACAAAGCTGCGCGTgtcttttctgtttgttttgtttttgtttttgtttttgtttctctctctctttttgctcgtagtgaaacaacaaatgaaacgGAATATTTGCTGGACCTCACGTGTTTCTTTgctattcttctttctttgtttatttggtGTTTGTTTATGTTGTGTGGAGTTGAGACCAAAAAGAGATGAGAAGTGTGTAATCATTCTCAGCTTTTATTGCTCAgtctctttctgttttgttaacgcttttctttttttttttttattgaccTTCCTTAactttcgtttttattttataaaaaaaaacaaaaaagaagaaattatatctatctttctttccttttctcttttttttttatatcctCTTTTCGTACAATTCCACTGCCCTTTCAATCTCTTttaccctttctttttcttgttgttgttcctctttcccaCTTGTGTGATGATATCATATACGCTGCCTATTTacaactatttttttttccttcttatttctctcttttttacttttcttttattttttttttaaaacaaacaaatatgcGCTGATGTCAAGTGGAGACGGAAACTGAGGTGCTAAAAGGCAAGTTTTTAAACGTACCTGAAGCAACTAGTATCACTTTCTTCTCTATTTtcataaagaaaaaaaacattgtaGTAGTtgacatatatacatatatcaGTCTAGCTGTTCTTTTGGGTTCTGAATAGGCAGTTAGAAGTACAAACGAATAAAttttgtaaaaataaaaaaaaacagtacaAAAGCATCGGGGGGAACGGAGCGAGTTTGCATCTTCATCCGCATAAAAATCCATTTatacgtacatatatatatatatgccagAATCCTTGCGGTTTTATAGGATAACATTTATCTCCTTTGGTTCGGCATTATTTTGTGTTATAATATTAAATTGCAGAGTGGCGTCGTGTATCCAAGAGAAAATGGGTGGTGAAAGTAGTGCCCCCCAACCGACTAATGATTCGTCCGGCAATGACTTCAGCAACAATGGCAATAATagcgataataataattccaATAGCAGTATTAAAAACGACAATTACAATAAACCAGTGCCTGGAGCTGAAGGGCAAAATGACGGGTTGCATTTCCCCCAGCGTCTCGTCTGTCGCCTGCCGGAACGAAATTTTCCACTTCCGGTTTTAACCCTCAAGGAAGGTCACGGGGTTGCATCAAATACAACTAAGAAGTAACACACATGACAACACGCGTTTGtgcatttgttttgtctgtAATGTAATGttaatgaaatgaaatgaaatagggaggaaagagaaaatagcGTGTTATTAGCGTAGATATGACTcaggaaaaggggaaatgaagTATTTACAAGAGTgccatttcctcccccccccttccctcgtcgttattatttttactattGTGTCGTtatcgcttttttttttctttttcaccgtttttggtattgttgttgtttgtttttaattcttTTGGGGGGGTTCGGTTGAACCCTATGCGTCTCGATATCAAATCCaagagaataaaacaaaaagggaagttaAGGAGCCGGAGGGCTCTTTTCAAGGCCCAGCTATGTTTTCTCTTGCAAGGGTACGTATGCGCTtcctttgatttctttttctgtatgCCGTTTTATGCACGTTCTCCCACTTCGGTcataattaaaaaacaaagattCGCATCATTGGTTATTGAtaattttccttccctttttgttttcccttttttatattggTTGCGGTCGCCCAACTTTCGGTACCCCAAAGTGAGTCTCAAACATCAGCTACACTCTTCCCGTTCGTGTGAAACATTTTGATGTTCCtgcctttattttttggtgaTTTTCCCTCCCAAGTTGAATTCGTTACTTGTTATTACCACTGTTATTCTTATCATCACACTATTATTAAttgccttttgttgtttttgttgttgctttcggGTTGCCTCCCATTCTAACACGGGTGGGCATGTCAtgcgagagagagagagagacgcCAAGACGCGTGCGGGAGAGGGAGTTGAGTAACACCCgctaaaaacgaaaaaaaaaaaagggaaaagttagCAGCGCCTTATGGTtcgtgtgaaggaaaaggctCGGAAGGGTGACGATGCGTTCAAGACACGGAAACAAAAAGTCGGGCGGAAAAAACTCGCCCCGGCAACAGCCACACGGGCGGAGGTACACGCCCGCACACTTCGCGTAACGACACCAACAGCAATCACTCGAGGGATTCTCGAGAGCGAGGCCGTAAGAACGGGGGAGAACTGCCAAACTCATAAAggtgagaaagaaaaacgtgTGGTGTCGGCGGACCAATTACACCGAGACTTTAAGGAACATCTTGCGGGCACGAGGCATTACAAAAAGGTGGTTCGGTCCACATCCTTCGCATCACTCACGAGGGCCGTCGCTGGGCACTTCTCAGCGGTCGGAAGGGCGGATGACTCATCAGCAATGGGGAATGAAACGCAACTGAGCCCATTGGAGATTTTGTACGCCTACACGGGAGCACTCGATGCCATGACGGACACTGATGATGACGTCCGACGCGCAGCTTTGGGCACGTTGAAGGTCATTTTGTATCGACGCAAGCCGGCAGCACAAATCGATGAGCAGGGGAGTGGTGCCATGGAGGCCGGTGGCGGTTCCGCTACGGCGTTTAACGTGGACCAGGCACGCGCCGCTTTGCGTGTTGTGGATGTAACATTAACCCATGCAATGGTGTCGGTGCGGCGGTCTGGAGTGGAACTGTTACAACTCATCTTACAGGTGCAACCACTCAGCGTTAGGGCAGTGTTGAGTGAATCAACCACATGGGTGAAAATGGCAGGTCGTATCTCCAGCATCGTTCTGCCCAGCACGAGTAACGGAAGCGGCAACAGTCCATCGACAAAAATGTTTCATGTGGTTGCTGACCTACTCGAAACAATGATACCTCTGCATCGAAGTGAGAGTGATGCGTGGAATCAGGGGTGCCCGCGAGCGCGACATGCTGTGGATGAAGTGGTTGACAAACAAGGCGAAAGTAACGTATCACTCTCTGCTTTGGTTGCTCAATTTTTTGATGAGTGCAGTCCTCGGTGGTGTGTGGCATGGAAGGAACTCATGGAGTTGCGCGCTGCATTATTCCGTGATGTGGAATGGGTGAGACACGCTACAGCGCTGGCACGTGCGTTTGCCTGCTGTGCGATGTACCTGTGGGACCATCGCCTGCTTGGCCGAAAGAACTCGCGGCTCATGCACCACCTCTTCACTGTCAAAGTACCCTTCACTATGCATGAACTGATTGCTCCCAGAGACCCCACTGCAGAAAGCGGTTGTGGGGTTGGTAATGGCAGTAAATGGCGCGTTGAATTAGCCAACGCCATAGCCAACGCTTGTCTTCCACTCGCCGCCGCAAATGATGACACCTGGGAAGTGTTGCATAACTTCCTCTCGATTAGTTTTCACTGTGCAAAGGATTCGGACTCCTCAGATGGGACGTCTTCCGCTGGTGAAAGCGGTAAATCCAGGCGTGCTACCCAACTTGTTGGGCCCGTGCGTACTCTGCGAACAGCGGTGGTACGCCTTCATCAGGCTTTACTTCCACGTTTGCTTCCGATTGCATCACCCCTTCTTCAAATAGTTATGCAAGCGACTAATCTGAGTGACAGTAGCGAAACAGATCGGTTGGCGTTAGTAGACGTGCTGCTGATGTCGGCGGATgtgttttcttcatttgtaaCCTCGCAAGTCGCCGTGCAAAATCCTCAGAACATCCGATACCTTCGTGACGTCGTTTTGGTGGttcctcgtttttttttcgccctgCGCGGTCTCCAGATGGAAGCCGCCTGCCTCGACCGCAtcgtcttctctttcctgtaTCCGTTGTGGAGGGTGGTAAGCAGCGGTCATCCGCTACTGTCTTCACCAATGCCAAACAAATTACCAGGCGGCGCGCCGTCTTCCCCACAGgttaataaagaaaacaagcaaaagataACAGCTTTGCAACTGCTCGCTCGTTCCTTAACGTCCCTGTTTGAGATTCGCGTACCTGACAGTGGCGGTGAAGGCACATGCAGATCTGTTGCAGGTGTTCTGCAGCGTTGTAGCGACAGGACGGTGGAGTTAGCAGTGCACACATTGTTTTATGTGGGCGCGACGGTGCCGCCCACGAGCTGGACACGTGAAAACAATGTACTTTCCCTTCCAACACTCGTGGACACTTTGCCGCGACCCGGTGTTTGTGCGTGAAGGTGATGTGCAGGCCATGCAATTTCCAGTTGTGACAGTAATCGAGTAAATTAGTAAGGAAatgggggaaacaaaacttAAAACCATCAGCAAATGCGAGCTCAACAGTAGCGGAGGGTCTCTACCCCTAACCTCTTTTTGGGGGTGGGGTGGATTATGGTATTCTGTGCACAATACCCCCGCCTCTCAGTTATCTCCCTTTagacggtttttttttttttccgtctGTCCGTCCGTTTCTTTGTGGTTTATTTAGCGCAAATAAACGTGCACGTAGTTAAGGGGGAGAAAGCGCGGATAGAGTGATTCAAAAGGTTGGTGGCCAAAGTTATAGTTGTTAGTGGCGAATGGACGCCGGAAGCGATGAGGCAgttcaaaagaaaatgcaggAATTCCTGTCGAAGGATGCCATGGAGGAGCTCCGCAACATCGGTGATCGAACGGAAAGTCGCGTGCGTCATGGATTGCTCCCCCGCGActaccagcagcagcaacatcaaAAGGACTATCAGACGGCTAACGTCACTCACGAGGAAGAAGTAAATTCCTACATACAGCAACGGCGCACATGGCGGGAAAATGTGTTTTTGCTCCGTGATTTTGAGTACTGGAGACTCCGAGCAGAATATTATCCATACGTGCGGCGCGGCGATGAACAAAATGACAACTTTTTCATCCGCGGTATTGCCTGCCATCCTCGGCTGAGTGACTACCCAATGTGCCGCAAACCGATACAAGATTACTTTGTGTGCCGCGACAAAAATAAGATATTGCAACTGTTCAACCTGTGTGCCCCAATGAAAGAGCAGTTCTGCGCATGCATTAACGAAGTGTTCGTGAAGAATCACGAGCGTGGTGACAAGAAGTTTAATGCACAGCGTAATGAGTACTTTGAGGAACAGCGAAATAGGCGACTCTCAAAGATGATGGCGCATGTGGAGGACTCAATGGAGAAGCGAAAGAAGCTACAGGATTAAATAAGACATCAAATTTGAAAGGGATAACGTGCGGAATGGTGACAAGAGTGTCACTTGCAACGCTCCTTCCCTCTACCCAAATCTTCCATTATCGTTATGTTCACTATTCTCCCTTGTCTCCCTTCTCTTACCTTATTTTCCGTTCATCACAACTAATGTGactgttatttgtttttacttACCGCCTGCGGATGTTGAACTTTCGCGGCAGAAAACTTCTTCTAGTTGCGGGGTGGGGAGGCTGCTATATTAGTATTCTTTTATCGGTTATATGTTGTTCCGGAGGCGCGCGCACGTGTTGAAAAAATGGTTACTATTCGTTTATTTACTGGGGGCTtaatgggaaaaaaaaaggataataCTAGATGTCTAACCGATGGCCAAACGCGGTACCCCCTTGTTCAGTGGGGTGCGCTTTGATATCGGCGTCGGATGAGTGACGTGAGGTACCCTCAAAGAAATTGTTCGGGTATGTTGGGCTGCTTTCCAATTCCTTGGGTGAACTTCAAGGAATGAAACTAGAACCAGTGTTTAGGAAATGGAAACCATTACAAATACAtacacaacacacatacTAGGGCTCAGTGTCGTCACGCCCCGGGAACTTTCCATCCACTTCATTAAACGATGAGTGTGTTACCCCAATCGCATACTCCCATGCCACTTCCccgttttccctccccttcccccccccttgcATTAACAAATGCTCCGTTTTCCTCTTGTACTTTTGCCTCCTCGGAGCAAAAATACGCCCATTACTGACTGGGAAAAGTCCACGTAGAGGGACTACGTTACAGCTAGTAATATATGAAGACTGTAATTTCCACTGCTTTTGCACGCGTTGGTGAGCTTGCTTGTCAGCAGGATTCATTCCTGCGTGAGATAACCGCTCGTGTCGTATCCTGCGAGGCTGCCGCTGTGAACAGAAACAATAGTGGTGCCTCCGGtaaaaagagcaaaagtaGCGGTACACAAGTGGAGCTGCCGCAAAGCTACGACGTGATACTCACCGACTCTGTTCTGTTTCCCGACGGTGGTGGGCAACCGTGCGACCATGGTGTTCTTATCCGGCGAGAAACAAACGAGGAACTGCCGGTCCGTGTGGTTCAGCGGCGAGGTGATTCGTGTGTGATGAATTTGCCGTGCATGCTCAAAGTCGGTGAGGACGTCCAACTCCGGGTTGACTGGGACCGCCGTCTCGACCACATGCAGCACCACTCCGCGCAGCATTTGTTGACTGCTGTCGTTGAAGACCCCAGTTTCTGTGGTTTGCCAACAGTGTCGTGGGCGCTAACGCAGCCATACTGTCATATCGTTCTTCCAACAGGAAAAAGGATTGAGCCTGAGATGTTGCAGCGAATCGAAGAGCACTGCAATCGTGTCATTGCGCGGGCGGTTCCTGTACGGTGCAGAGTATACAGCAGCAAAGAGGAGTATGAAAACGACTTGCAGAGGGAGCCGGAGAAAAATGACGACGGAGGAAGGCTGCGCGGCTCGCGACCCATTCCTCCAGATGTTGCGGGGCCCATTCGTATAATTGATATGGAGGGTATTGACTGTTGCACTTGTTGTGGCACTCACGTCACCAACTTGGCGCAGTTGCAAGTATTGAAGCTCCTACACCAAGAAACCAAAGGAGATACACTGAAACTGTTCTTCATTGCAGGTGAACGCGTGAGGCGTTTCTTCGGCGACATGTATGGTCGCGAGAGGGAGCTAATGAAAGAAATGGGTGGCATACGGCCTGAAGATTTCGTTTCGGCAGCCATtcgaaagggaaaagactTCGTGGAGCTGGAGAAACGATTGAAGCACATGACTCAAGAGCTTATGAAACTGCGGAGCGAGAAACTTATCGCAGAGGCAAAACAGTTGTCAGAAAACGGGAAGGGTGACAGTGCCAGTCACAGGCCTCCTGTTGTCGTTTACCGTCGCGATGATGTTGACGCAGATTTCTTCAGCGGACTTCGGGATGAACTGCGACAAGCGTGTCCCAACTGTGTCGGTGTCTTTGCTTGGGCAATGGCTCCTCTAACCGCAGCCAAAACGGGGCAATTTATGATTGTTGGCCCAACTGAAAGTGTAGAGGTTTTGGCGCCGGTTGTGTGTGCAGCTCTCGAGGGTAAGGGAGGCATGTCGAAGTTTGGCTACCGTGGAAAGGGAAGCCTTTGCGCTTGGGAAGATCTCGTGAAGGAGTTGACTTCCAAGGGGtaaatattttcattttactggCGGGTCCCCGTCTCTGCACacctgaggaggaggaggaggagcctCAGCTCTTAGCAGGGCCAAGATTCCCTTATCCGTTTCAGCTTATCGCGATTACAGAATTATTGTCAATTTCATCCAATGACACTGACTTTGGTGGGATAATCTCTGCAGTGTGCAGTTGTTggtcattgtttttttttatttttctccttaCATGCACGGCGTAGCTGTCCCCGCGCGGTAGCAAAGTCTTCTGGGTGCGGTGGTCATTGATGGTCACTGCGTcgtgctttttttcctcctattggtacctcttttcccccctttcccaaaATTCGTTgtgttcccttttttttttctcttcttgctTTTATCCCACCAGCCCCTCAAGTAAGGAGTGTGCCATAACTCACCGAATACTCTGCTCTGGATACGACACCGTACGAGACCTCCGTATAGCGTACTACAAGCACACGCTCACACCATATATAAACGTACGGAAACGCAAAGCATTTGATTTAccaaaagagaagggggcgaaaaaaaaaatagttaaaGGTTGTGGTTGTTTGCACGTGGTGTGCACTGCGGCACTGAGCCATCGTGagtcttttacctttttttttctacatgGCAGTTGATCGTATCGGAAACGAGGAGGGCACTACTAAACGGAAAGGGCATGGGTTGCTGTGCCTTCCTGCTGGTGTGATTAAGGAAgtgctttccttcctcccagCGACGATAACAGTGCGGGTTATGACCTTTGTTGCGCCTCGGTTTGCATACATTACAAGGAGTGATATACATTGGATGAGCGTGTGGAACGCATACATAAATGAGTGCACTAGTCGATACTCGCAGAGTGGCCCATTATCTCATCGAAAGGACCGTTTAGAAATGTTGTGCGCGAGCGGGAAAAGTTATAGCGGGCCGATAATACTTCTCGCGTCGGTGCCGAAGCGGGCGCTACCGAACACGCGTGTCACTAGCAGAGGAAGTGGAAAAATAGCACTAGTGGAATGGCGAGACGACCCCAACAGTgagaaagaagggggaaagtgcgACTGCGTGGTGCACCTTATCTTACCAATCAGGTCACTGCCATCACTGTCTGGTAGTCCGGTCATCGCATCTACTGAGCGCATGGCTGCCCTCCGAATTTCAAGGGTGGAGGATCGCGAAGGGAATGAGGTCGACCATCCTAACGACGGCGAGCACAATAGTTTAGGTGTTGGTGTATGCAATACGATGCTGTTACGTAAGGCACTGTGTTTCCTCCACGGTAACAACAGTAACATGCTATTTATTAGGCCAATGATCGACGGGCTGCATGCTGTAcgacttctctttttctcttccaaaCAATCTAGCCTCGACCGGCGCGAGGGCACAGCTGAGGAACAGGAAGCGACAATTGTTGAGTTCATCAACGCTGTTGCATACGCATTGGAGTGCTGCACTTCTCGAAAAGCGTTAGCGCCGGCGGGGACAGCTCGCTTGGCGACGCTGTATTTGGAGACGGGTTCGGAATCTGTCTTCACGATCGGAAATGACGCTGCAACCGTTGCTGAAAATGCGATCGCCGTAGAAGCTGCCGAAACGGCATCTGGCGGCAGCAACGATGgtatatttttctctctatTTGACTCACAACCTTCGGAAAAACCGGAAGCCGGTGCGAACGGGCTACGGTACAGCAGTGTGAGCACCCAAGtgtatcttttccttcttcagcacGTCAGCTTCTCGGACGTGCACGTGCATGTCTTGGAGAACGAGCGAAAGTGTGCAGTGTGTAGCAGGGTACTGAGTCCAACAGGACGTGCGGTAGAGTTCCGCTTTTTCTATTCATTGTTTCTTGGTGGCTATCCTCGTTTCTTCGCTAAGATGGTTTTTGCTGAGGCCGATCTCCCACGCACGCGGATCCAACAGGTCTTCGAGCGTAACTGTAGTCGATATGTGCCAACTTCAGCGACTGATTATTCGTCTAacgaagaggatgaaaatgaggaagaaacgTTACCAATGCTGTGTAATTCGTTCTGTGGGGGATACGGGCGGGTGGAAGTGGACATAAAACCAACCATATCACGAGATGGTTTTGAACGGCTGCGTGAGGCGCTTGGCTTATCCGCTGCAGTTCTTCCCATGCCAATGCTTTGGAATGTTGTGATGTTGGCAACCGGTGTGGGTGGTGTGGTACTGCGTGAGCAGCAGTCGTGTTTCGCATCCTACTACAGGACGTCATTCGCCGCCGCCTTTGAGCAGGAGTTTGAGTCCAGTTGAGTTTACGAGTGAgtgaaggtaaaaaaaattgcggATGGGTGTGGGTGTGGGTGTTTATTGTACGTTAAGCGTTAGTGCAGAGCATATTGCTTGTGTCGCGCCGCTGGTACCCAGTGTCCACGGGAAAAGGAGACGCCACGACCAACTGTACGCATAGACACATCTGGAACTACTGCGTTTGCATTTGTAAATAGGTGAGATGTCGAATATATGTgtatcttcttttctgttgcaCATCTTGGCTTGGTACGGCTGTGAGTAAGTGGGGAACTACGACCCACAAACACTGCACAAGGGGAGAATACTTAGTCAAGCGCATATAGTGTCTTCTCTATTTTTGATGTAGGCATGAAGAGGTGCCGCGCTTACTTTGTCGGGGAGGTTGCGCTCACCGGGGTCGGTGCTTTTCAGGGACGGTGGTGCCAGCCGGCATGCAAGTCGCAGTTGCAAAGCACGCAGAAACAAGGACGACCCGATGGCCTTACGGTGTCGTTGATGCGCTTATCGGCGTCACAGCGGCGCACGGCCTCCGTAGCATATGCCCACGGAAATGAAGAGCGACAACTGCTCCCAACGAGTTACAAGAATGTTGCAGCACCGCGCCTCCTGCACGTACTCTTGCTGAAGTGCCGGCAGAAGACCGCCAAGCCGTCCATTTTGGATGTTGAAGCTGTACCGGAAGTCTCCATGCTAGCAGGTGCGCAGCGAGACGCGGACGAGTCCGGTGGAAAATGGCATGCGGCTTTCCGGTTGTTCAGTGAAGCGATACAGCGCCGCGGAGTGCTACCCAACATTGCTCACATTAATGTGCTGCTTGGAATTACTGTACGTGAGCGCCGTTGGCCGCAAAAGGCGGAAGTGGAAAAATTTGTCGAACGGTTCCTTGAAGCCGCGGAGTGCATGGGtgacgaaaggaaagagtaTCTGGCGGAGCAGTTGCAAACGGGTGCTAAAGGCAATGAATGCACTGTGGATGATGTATCCATCCAGCAACTGATTACGGCTATGCGACCGACAGCAGAGACGTACGAATGGCTCATGGAGGCCGCCGTAAGACAGCGAGACTGGGAAGCGGCACTCACATACTTCGGCGACGCACGTGCTGCGTGCCTACCAATTAGTGACCTCTCACTTCGTTTGTCCCTTCGCGCCTATCGAATTGCTGGCGTGCACTCAATCTTCAAGACGACCAAAAGAGATCGGCGCGCAGTGCAAATGATGTCACTCCGCACGGATCAAAGAGGGCCTGCACTCCGATCCTCGGCGGCGCCGGCGTCACTGCGCGGTGTGGCTAACGCAGTGCGAGTGGAATCGGAGGATGTGCGGTATGTGTGGCAAGCTGCCCTCTCACTGTTTGAGTCCTACAAGCATCGTGTGCATGAGGGACAGACGATAGGGCTCTTtatgacgatgatgacggAGGCCGGGCAGTACCAACAGGTTATTCGTACGCACTCTGAATGTCATCGTACCCTTATTGTCGATGAAGATGTACTCCTTACTGTGAGCAGGGCAGCACGAGAACTTGGTGACTGGGTTTTGAGCCTGCGTTTGCTCGAGGAAAGCAGTGCAAAAGCTTCAGGGCTGCCGCAATCGATACTGGAAAACACCGTGCATACCTTGCGACGGACCGGACACTACAGGGAGATACTGCTACTTCATGCGCAGCTTCCGCCCATATTCTGGTCTGCTGGGGCCTATGTAGTTCTCGCTCAAGCCGCGGTAGTGCAACGGGAGCTGCCCTTGCTCCTATCGCTTCTTACGGACGAAGAAGACAGATATGAAGACGCACAAATGCCACACGATGTGGATACTGCAGCTCATACATCGTTACAACGAAATCTTTCTTTCAACGTTACAACCGCTGCGTCGATGTGTACAGGAAGGCAAAAGCAAACACCGCTGGAAATGTTTGACGTGGCCCTACGGGCCATTCAGGTTGAGCTCATTCATCGTCGGTGCAAACGTGCTGGCGATTCTAGTACCAGTACAGGTAGCGGAAGCATTGGCACGGGCAGCGGCAACTGCCAAGCAGGGTCGGTGACGCCACGATACGATTCCGTGGCAAGTCTCGCCTCGCTCTCTGTTGCTATCTACGAAAAGTTCCTGCATGTGTCAACAC
This window encodes:
- a CDS encoding hypothetical protein, conserved (similar to metal ion-dependent hydrolase related to Alanyl-tRNA synthetase) — its product is MKTVISTAFARVGELACQQDSFLREITARVVSCEAAAVNRNNSGASGKKSKSSGTQVELPQSYDVILTDSVLFPDGGGQPCDHGVLIRRETNEELPVRVVQRRGDSCVMNLPCMLKVGEDVQLRVDWDRRLDHMQHHSAQHLLTAVVEDPSFCGLPTVSWALTQPYCHIVLPTGKRIEPEMLQRIEEHCNRVIARAVPVRCRVYSSKEEYENDLQREPEKNDDGGRLRGSRPIPPDVAGPIRIIDMEGIDCCTCCGTHVTNLAQLQVLKLLHQETKGDTLKLFFIAGERVRRFFGDMYGRERELMKEMGGIRPEDFVSAAIRKGKDFVELEKRLKHMTQELMKLRSEKLIAEAKQLSENGKGDSASHRPPVVVYRRDDVDADFFSGLRDELRQACPNCVGVFAWAMAPLTAAKTGQFMIVGPTESVEVLAPVVCAALEGKGGMSKFGYRGKGSLCAWEDLVKELTSKG
- a CDS encoding hypothetical protein, conserved (weak similarity to NADH-ubiquinone oxidoreductase chain 5 (EC 1.6.5.3). (Swiss-Prot:P04540) (Trypanosoma brucei brucei;)) → MKRNICWTSRVSLLFFFLCLFGVCLCCVELRPKRDEKCVIILSFYCSVSFCFVNAFLFFFLLTFLNFRFYFIKKNKKEEIISIFLSFSLFFLYPLFVQFHCPFNLFYPFFFLLLFLFPTCVMISYTLPIYNYFFFLLISLFFTFLLFFF